The Pan paniscus chromosome 15, NHGRI_mPanPan1-v2.0_pri, whole genome shotgun sequence genome includes a window with the following:
- the IL25 gene encoding interleukin-25 isoform X1, with amino-acid sequence MRERPRLGEDSSLISLFLQVVAFLAMVMGTHTYSHWPSCCPSKGQDTSEELLRWSTVPVPPLEPARLDRHPESCRASEDGPLNSRAISPWRYELDRDLNRLPQDLYHARCLCPHCVSLQTGSHMDPRGNSELLYHNQTVFYRRPCHGKKGTHKGYCLERRLYRVSLACVCVRPRVMG; translated from the exons ATGAGGGAGCGACCCAGATTAGGTGAGGACAGTTCTCTCATTAGCCTTTTCCTACAGGTGGTTGCATTCTTGGCAATGGTCATGGGAACCCACACCTACAGCCACTGGCCCAGCTGCTGCCCCAGCAAAGGGCAGGACACCTCTGAGGAGCTGCTGAGGTGGAGCACTGTGCCTGTGCCTCCCCTAGAGCCTGCTAGGCTCGACCGCCACCCAGAGTCCTGTAGGGCCAGTGAAGATGGACCCCTCAACAGCAGGGCCATCTCCCCCTGGAGATATGA GTTGGACAGAGACTTGAACCGGCTCCCCCAGGACCTGTACCACGCCCGTTGCCTGTGCCCGCACTGCGTCAGCCTACAGACAGGCTCCCACATGGACCCCCGGGGCAACTCGGAGCTGCTCTACCACAACCAGACTGTCTTCTACCGGCGGCCATGCCATGGCAAGAAGGGCACCCACAAGGGCTACTGCCTGGAGCGCAGGCTGTACCGTGTTTCCttagcttgtgtgtgtgtgcggccCCGTGTGATGGGCTAG
- the CMTM5 gene encoding CKLF-like MARVEL transmembrane domain-containing protein 5 isoform X2: protein MLSARDRRDRHPEEGVVAELQGFAVDKAFLTSHKGILLETELALTLIIFICFTASISAYMAAALLEFFITLAFLFLYATQYYQRFDRLNWPCLVFGIILVSIFAYDAFKIYRTEMAPGASQGDQQ from the exons ATGCTCAGTGCTCGAGATCGCCGGGACCGGCACCCTGAGGAGGGGGTAGTTGCAGAGCTCCAGGGCTTCGCGGTGGACAAGGCCTTCCTCACCTCCCACAAGGGCATCCTGCTGGAAACCGAGCTG GCCCTGACCCTCATCATCTTCATCTGCTTCACGGCCTCCATCTCTGCCTACATGGCCGCGGCGCTACTGGAGTTCTTCATCACActtgccttcctcttcctctatGCCACCCAGTACTACCAGCGCTTCGACCGGCTTAACTGGCCCTGTCTG GTTTTTGGCATCATCCTGGTTTCCATCTTTGCCTATGATGCCTTCAAGATCTACCGGACTGAGATGGCACCCGGGGCCAGCCAGG GGGACCAGCAGTGA
- the IL25 gene encoding interleukin-25 isoform X2: MYQVVAFLAMVMGTHTYSHWPSCCPSKGQDTSEELLRWSTVPVPPLEPARLDRHPESCRASEDGPLNSRAISPWRYELDRDLNRLPQDLYHARCLCPHCVSLQTGSHMDPRGNSELLYHNQTVFYRRPCHGKKGTHKGYCLERRLYRVSLACVCVRPRVMG, translated from the exons ATGTACCAG GTGGTTGCATTCTTGGCAATGGTCATGGGAACCCACACCTACAGCCACTGGCCCAGCTGCTGCCCCAGCAAAGGGCAGGACACCTCTGAGGAGCTGCTGAGGTGGAGCACTGTGCCTGTGCCTCCCCTAGAGCCTGCTAGGCTCGACCGCCACCCAGAGTCCTGTAGGGCCAGTGAAGATGGACCCCTCAACAGCAGGGCCATCTCCCCCTGGAGATATGA GTTGGACAGAGACTTGAACCGGCTCCCCCAGGACCTGTACCACGCCCGTTGCCTGTGCCCGCACTGCGTCAGCCTACAGACAGGCTCCCACATGGACCCCCGGGGCAACTCGGAGCTGCTCTACCACAACCAGACTGTCTTCTACCGGCGGCCATGCCATGGCAAGAAGGGCACCCACAAGGGCTACTGCCTGGAGCGCAGGCTGTACCGTGTTTCCttagcttgtgtgtgtgtgcggccCCGTGTGATGGGCTAG
- the CMTM5 gene encoding CKLF-like MARVEL transmembrane domain-containing protein 5 isoform X1, with product MLSARDRRDRHPEEGVVAELQGFAVDKAFLTSHKGILLETELALTLIIFICFTASISAYMAAALLEFFITLAFLFLYATQYYQRFDRLNWPCLDFLRCVSAIIIFLVVSFAAVTSRDGAAIAAFVFGIILVSIFAYDAFKIYRTEMAPGASQGDQQ from the exons ATGCTCAGTGCTCGAGATCGCCGGGACCGGCACCCTGAGGAGGGGGTAGTTGCAGAGCTCCAGGGCTTCGCGGTGGACAAGGCCTTCCTCACCTCCCACAAGGGCATCCTGCTGGAAACCGAGCTG GCCCTGACCCTCATCATCTTCATCTGCTTCACGGCCTCCATCTCTGCCTACATGGCCGCGGCGCTACTGGAGTTCTTCATCACActtgccttcctcttcctctatGCCACCCAGTACTACCAGCGCTTCGACCGGCTTAACTGGCCCTGTCTG GACTTCCTGCGCTGTGTCAGTGCCATCATCATCTTCCTGGTGGTCTCCTTTGCAGCTGTGACCTCCCGGGATGGAGCTGCCATTGCTGCTTTT GTTTTTGGCATCATCCTGGTTTCCATCTTTGCCTATGATGCCTTCAAGATCTACCGGACTGAGATGGCACCCGGGGCCAGCCAGG GGGACCAGCAGTGA